A DNA window from Merismopedia glauca CCAP 1448/3 contains the following coding sequences:
- a CDS encoding histidine kinase has protein sequence MPESIKEQIKSDLEKAKTQGQLRSGNIRQIVSQAIFQAVGEIKEGSGELGSIAKETINTVAETFKEKGQEVKEEIQASIEGLVDGISRARQEAIAKDREQIQQLQTRIDEQERQLQSSVDGALIEIEVANQEANSETRSSIKSAIEALKDTEEAALMRKRYAQLQAELSILQANLAARYGEQYEEVKKHLDTAQVWYKNAQAKSENTGKTLVEQKQTDFEAKLSEAGAALARKEKELKRILQDLWRSMSKSDKP, from the coding sequence ATGCCAGAATCTATTAAAGAACAAATTAAATCTGATTTAGAAAAAGCCAAAACTCAAGGTCAACTAAGATCGGGAAATATTCGCCAAATTGTTAGCCAAGCCATCTTTCAAGCGGTGGGAGAAATCAAAGAAGGCTCTGGAGAACTTGGATCTATAGCCAAAGAGACTATTAATACGGTAGCTGAAACTTTTAAGGAAAAAGGTCAAGAAGTTAAAGAAGAAATACAAGCTTCGATTGAAGGATTAGTTGACGGTATTAGTCGAGCCAGACAAGAAGCTATAGCTAAAGATAGAGAGCAAATTCAGCAGTTGCAAACGCGGATTGATGAACAAGAAAGACAGTTGCAATCTAGCGTTGATGGAGCCTTAATCGAAATAGAAGTTGCTAACCAAGAGGCAAATTCTGAAACCCGTTCTAGCATCAAAAGTGCCATTGAAGCTCTTAAAGATACTGAAGAAGCTGCTTTAATGCGGAAGCGTTATGCTCAATTACAAGCAGAATTATCTATTTTGCAAGCTAATCTAGCCGCTAGATATGGAGAGCAATACGAGGAAGTCAAAAAACACCTAGATACTGCTCAAGTTTGGTATAAGAATGCTCAAGCTAAATCAGAAAATACAGGTAAAACATTAGTCGAACAAAAGCAAACGGACTTTGAAGCCAAACTGAGCGAAGCAGGTGCGGCTCTAGCTCGTAAAGAAAAAGAATTGAAACGGATTTTGCAAGACTTGTGGCGATCGATGTCAAAAAGTGACAAGCCTTGA